Proteins from one Oryza sativa Japonica Group chromosome 12, ASM3414082v1 genomic window:
- the LOC4352745 gene encoding uncharacterized protein isoform X2, which yields MASAEAKDGEEVMGEGREGDPVDKIRRLLRIAIYNIGYVEGFFPDAYFSDIVVREDDSESRRLMNLIDEAEACLCDALKKKYLKTLVFSICEKYEGPVLQEFIFSFSYPSTGPDEVVMMMTRTGSKVITKFEASAVKVTPNQMRSSACKMIRLIVQQTRTYPVQEEHAIEMKLSFYEDTTPEDYEPPFPKYCVNSEDVAIWNNNILKMEVGNINNKHVVLTLKVKSAQSYCKNSIVDDCSDYEMCECETYGYTSAPNDDTEEDYHTGMLASPIKAWYPQDTGTQMTRKRKTGFVLVSSSKKIKFLLDSGASHHICNDKAIMRNLKDVKKEYQVSLASCGGLELKAEMMGTVVTKDMKLSQVGYIPEMEFNVVSIGQLAVQGLITTGGDGRFSVIDAKEARVVGEGHLQRKTEKVDGRVYHEYVFKSLIREIEGDDEKLIEPLRADDDEIDEEEEKKCWVIDTGCGRHMIPDISILTQVKREEVTFQAACGIVSSTHKGLVKEGNLILRDVLCCPKVTRKMISGPMLDLSGHRFTFNDKKCCIVHKDGLELRGVGKLDRATRTYLLKPGEDSRAAAAAKEEPKMLAAAAEGYGGPKQEADTKNMRGKGKKTAQATKRLRLS from the exons ATAAGGAGGTTACTCCGTATTGCTATCTACAACATTGGATATGTTGAAGGATTTTTTCCAGATGCCTACTTCAGTGACATTGTAGTTCGAGAAGATG ATTCTGAATCAAGAAGGCTGATGAATTTGATAGATGAAGCTGAAGCAT GTTTGTGTGATGCACTGAAGAAGAAGTATTTGAAAACACTGGTCTTTTCCATCTGTGAAAAATACGAAGGCCCGGTGCTTCAGGAATTCATTT TCTCGTTTAGCTACCCCAGCACAGGTCCTGATGAAGTTGTGATGATGATGACTCGCACAGGAAGCAAAGTGATTACAAAGTTCGAAGCAAGTGCTGTCAAAGTAACTCCTAATCAAATGAG GAGCTCTGCTTGTAAGATGATTCGGTTGATAGTTCAGCAGACAAGGACATACCCGGTACAAGAGGAG CATGCTATTGAAATGAAGCTATCGTTCTACGAGGATACAACT CCTGAAGATTATGAGCCACCTTTTCCCAAGTATTGTGTTAACAGTGAGGATGTAGCCATATGGAACAACAACATCTTGAAGATGGAAGTAGGGAATATAAACAACAAGCACGTTGTGTTAACATTGAAG GTTAAGAGTGCCCAGTCCTACTGCAAGAACAGTATAGTTGATGATTGTTCTGACTATGAG ATGTGCGAATGCGAAACATATGGTTACACTTCAGCTCCCAATG ATGATACTGAAGAAGACTATCACACGGGAATGCTAGCATCACCAATTAAAGCATGGTACCCACAAGACACTGGAACTCAAATG ACGCGTAAAAGGAAAACTGGATTTGTGCTGGTATCTTCTTCAAAAAAGATCAAGTTCCTTTTGGATTCAGGTGCCTCTCACCATATTTGTAATGATAAAGCCATCATGCGCAATTTGAAGGACGTGAAGAAGGAGTACCAAGTTTCACTTGCTTCATGTGGTGGGTTAGAGCTGAAAGCGGAAATGATGGGAACTGTGGTCACAAAAGATATGAAACTCAGCCAAGTGGGCTATATACCTGAAATGGAATTCAATGTCGTATCCATTGGACAATTGGCAGTCCAAGGTTTGATAACAACAGGCGGGGATGGTCGGTTCAGTGTCATTGATGCAAAGGAAGCGAGAGTGGTTGGTGAAGGGCATTTacaaagaaaaacagagaaagtTGATGGCAGAGTATACCATGAATATGTATTCAAATCATTGATCCGGGAGATTGAAGGTGATGATGAGAAGTTAATTGAACCCTTGCGGGCAGATGATGATGAAATcgatgaggaagaggag AAGAAATGCTGGGTAATTGACACAGGGTGCGGGAGACACATGATTCCAGATATTAGTATACTAACCCAAGTCAAGCGTGAGGAGGTCACATTCCAAGCAGCATGTGGAATCGTGTCATCAACCCATAAAGGATTGGTCAAGGAGGGAAATCTCATATTGAGGGATGTGTTGTGCTGCCcaaaagtcacaagaaaaatgATATCAGGCCCAATGTTGGATTTAAGCGGCCATAGGTTCACTTTTAACGATAAGAAATGCTGCATAGTGCACAAGGATGGGTTGGAGCTGAGAGGGGTTGGCAAACTGGATAGGGCGACTAGAACGTACTTGTTGAAACCCGGTGAAGACAgtagagcagcagcagcagcaaaagaGGAGCCAAAGAtgttggcagcagcagcagaaggatATGGTGGACCAAAACAAGAAGCCGACACGAAGAATATGAGGGGCAAAGGCAAGAAGACTGCCCAAGCAACTAAGAGGCTGCGACTTAGTTAG
- the LOC4352745 gene encoding uncharacterized protein isoform X1, with translation MASAEAKDGEEVMGEGREGDPVDKIRRLLRIAIYNIGYVEGFFPDAYFSDIVVREDDMVIKQLVPIVDSESRRLMNLIDEAEACLCDALKKKYLKTLVFSICEKYEGPVLQEFIFSFSYPSTGPDEVVMMMTRTGSKVITKFEASAVKVTPNQMRSSACKMIRLIVQQTRTYPVQEEHAIEMKLSFYEDTTPEDYEPPFPKYCVNSEDVAIWNNNILKMEVGNINNKHVVLTLKVKSAQSYCKNSIVDDCSDYEMCECETYGYTSAPNDDTEEDYHTGMLASPIKAWYPQDTGTQMTRKRKTGFVLVSSSKKIKFLLDSGASHHICNDKAIMRNLKDVKKEYQVSLASCGGLELKAEMMGTVVTKDMKLSQVGYIPEMEFNVVSIGQLAVQGLITTGGDGRFSVIDAKEARVVGEGHLQRKTEKVDGRVYHEYVFKSLIREIEGDDEKLIEPLRADDDEIDEEEEKKCWVIDTGCGRHMIPDISILTQVKREEVTFQAACGIVSSTHKGLVKEGNLILRDVLCCPKVTRKMISGPMLDLSGHRFTFNDKKCCIVHKDGLELRGVGKLDRATRTYLLKPGEDSRAAAAAKEEPKMLAAAAEGYGGPKQEADTKNMRGKGKKTAQATKRLRLS, from the exons ATAAGGAGGTTACTCCGTATTGCTATCTACAACATTGGATATGTTGAAGGATTTTTTCCAGATGCCTACTTCAGTGACATTGTAGTTCGAGAAGATG ACATGGTGATAAAGCAGCTTGTCCCAATCGTAGATTCTGAATCAAGAAGGCTGATGAATTTGATAGATGAAGCTGAAGCAT GTTTGTGTGATGCACTGAAGAAGAAGTATTTGAAAACACTGGTCTTTTCCATCTGTGAAAAATACGAAGGCCCGGTGCTTCAGGAATTCATTT TCTCGTTTAGCTACCCCAGCACAGGTCCTGATGAAGTTGTGATGATGATGACTCGCACAGGAAGCAAAGTGATTACAAAGTTCGAAGCAAGTGCTGTCAAAGTAACTCCTAATCAAATGAG GAGCTCTGCTTGTAAGATGATTCGGTTGATAGTTCAGCAGACAAGGACATACCCGGTACAAGAGGAG CATGCTATTGAAATGAAGCTATCGTTCTACGAGGATACAACT CCTGAAGATTATGAGCCACCTTTTCCCAAGTATTGTGTTAACAGTGAGGATGTAGCCATATGGAACAACAACATCTTGAAGATGGAAGTAGGGAATATAAACAACAAGCACGTTGTGTTAACATTGAAG GTTAAGAGTGCCCAGTCCTACTGCAAGAACAGTATAGTTGATGATTGTTCTGACTATGAG ATGTGCGAATGCGAAACATATGGTTACACTTCAGCTCCCAATG ATGATACTGAAGAAGACTATCACACGGGAATGCTAGCATCACCAATTAAAGCATGGTACCCACAAGACACTGGAACTCAAATG ACGCGTAAAAGGAAAACTGGATTTGTGCTGGTATCTTCTTCAAAAAAGATCAAGTTCCTTTTGGATTCAGGTGCCTCTCACCATATTTGTAATGATAAAGCCATCATGCGCAATTTGAAGGACGTGAAGAAGGAGTACCAAGTTTCACTTGCTTCATGTGGTGGGTTAGAGCTGAAAGCGGAAATGATGGGAACTGTGGTCACAAAAGATATGAAACTCAGCCAAGTGGGCTATATACCTGAAATGGAATTCAATGTCGTATCCATTGGACAATTGGCAGTCCAAGGTTTGATAACAACAGGCGGGGATGGTCGGTTCAGTGTCATTGATGCAAAGGAAGCGAGAGTGGTTGGTGAAGGGCATTTacaaagaaaaacagagaaagtTGATGGCAGAGTATACCATGAATATGTATTCAAATCATTGATCCGGGAGATTGAAGGTGATGATGAGAAGTTAATTGAACCCTTGCGGGCAGATGATGATGAAATcgatgaggaagaggag AAGAAATGCTGGGTAATTGACACAGGGTGCGGGAGACACATGATTCCAGATATTAGTATACTAACCCAAGTCAAGCGTGAGGAGGTCACATTCCAAGCAGCATGTGGAATCGTGTCATCAACCCATAAAGGATTGGTCAAGGAGGGAAATCTCATATTGAGGGATGTGTTGTGCTGCCcaaaagtcacaagaaaaatgATATCAGGCCCAATGTTGGATTTAAGCGGCCATAGGTTCACTTTTAACGATAAGAAATGCTGCATAGTGCACAAGGATGGGTTGGAGCTGAGAGGGGTTGGCAAACTGGATAGGGCGACTAGAACGTACTTGTTGAAACCCGGTGAAGACAgtagagcagcagcagcagcaaaagaGGAGCCAAAGAtgttggcagcagcagcagaaggatATGGTGGACCAAAACAAGAAGCCGACACGAAGAATATGAGGGGCAAAGGCAAGAAGACTGCCCAAGCAACTAAGAGGCTGCGACTTAGTTAG